Genomic DNA from Acetobacteroides hydrogenigenes:
AACAACCACGGTGTCTATGTAGTTCTTTGGTGTGTCGTAGTGGTCGAATTGCAGCTGAATGCTGTCGTTCCGAGTGCTAAGCTCCGACTCCAGCTCGGCTTCGAGCGTCTTAAAAGCGGGATTGTCGCTATTGGTTTTAATGATTTGTAGGTTCATGTTGTGGTCGTTGAGGTTGTTTTACGGTGATGTGCTTTGGCGTTACAGCTTGGAATTCTTCTGAATTTTGGAGTGGATCTTCGGAACCTCCATCAGCGCTGCCGACCCATACCAGGGGTGCAGCTCCATGATTAGCGTTCCGGCAACTACTGCCGGATCGGTATTGGCCAGCTGCTGGGCCTCCTCGAGCGAGTCGACGGCAAACAGGTAGATGCCGCGTAGCTCGGTATTGTCCATAAACGGACCGGCAAGGATAAGCTTACCCTCCTTGGCCAGCTTCCCGATATTGTCGAGGTGCGCGCGCTGCAGAGCGCTTCGCTTTGCCGTATCGGCTATGGTGGTGGGCCCTTTCTTTAGGAAGACCATGACGTACTGGCGCATCCCACGGAAATCGGCGCCCAGCTTGCGGG
This window encodes:
- a CDS encoding YciI family protein, with protein sequence MKATSILLALLLSLALSGFAQQSASYDSTYARKLGADFRGMRQYVMVFLKKGPTTIADTAKRSALQRAHLDNIGKLAKEGKLILAGPFMDNTELRGIYLFAVDSLEEAQQLANTDPAVVAGTLIMELHPWYGSAALMEVPKIHSKIQKNSKL